From Polaribacter butkevichii, a single genomic window includes:
- a CDS encoding aldo/keto reductase, whose protein sequence is MQLGLGTAALGRPQYINVRTETCDNSDLTEFRNQSFAVLEEAYQLGIRYFDTAPGYGLAEELLLEWIQTKSDNSIEVATKWGYTYTANFDANATIHEVKEHSLSKLNEQWNFSKQLLPYLKVYQIHSATLETGVLENTEVLEQLASLKKEHNLKIGLTTTGTNQVEVIKKALNVLVDGAPVFDLFQVTYNFLDQSFIEISAELVRQNKSIVIKEALANGRVFKNENYPNYTEMYATLERLAKKHNVGVDAISLKYCVQTIPESTVLSGASSIEQLKQNLEMNSFTLSADDIETLNSLKVSPDAYWTERKKLQWN, encoded by the coding sequence ATGCAATTAGGATTAGGAACCGCAGCTTTAGGAAGACCTCAATACATTAATGTTAGAACAGAAACTTGTGATAATTCTGACTTAACGGAATTTAGAAACCAAAGTTTTGCTGTTTTAGAAGAAGCCTATCAATTAGGGATTCGTTATTTTGATACCGCTCCTGGATATGGTTTAGCCGAAGAATTATTGTTAGAATGGATACAAACCAAAAGTGACAATTCTATTGAAGTTGCTACAAAATGGGGATATACATACACGGCAAATTTTGATGCAAATGCAACGATTCACGAGGTAAAAGAACATAGTTTATCTAAATTAAATGAGCAGTGGAATTTCTCTAAACAGCTGCTACCCTATTTAAAAGTGTATCAAATTCACTCTGCAACTTTAGAAACTGGAGTTTTAGAGAATACCGAAGTTTTAGAACAATTGGCTTCTTTAAAAAAGGAACATAATCTAAAAATAGGATTAACCACAACAGGAACCAACCAAGTTGAAGTTATTAAAAAAGCTTTAAATGTTTTGGTTGATGGAGCGCCGGTTTTTGATTTATTTCAAGTAACCTATAATTTTTTAGACCAAAGTTTCATAGAAATTTCAGCGGAATTAGTTCGTCAAAATAAATCGATTGTAATTAAAGAAGCTTTGGCAAATGGAAGGGTTTTTAAGAATGAAAACTATCCGAATTATACAGAAATGTATGCTACTTTAGAACGTTTAGCAAAAAAACACAACGTTGGTGTGGATGCTATTTCATTAAAATATTGCGTTCAAACAATTCCTGAAAGTACCGTTTTAAGTGGTGCTAGTTCTATTGAACAATTAAAACAGAATTTAGAAATGAATTCTTTTACCTTATCTGCTGATGATATAGAAACCTTAAATTCTTTAAAAGTTTCTCCAGATGCATACTGGACAGAAAGAAAAAAATTACAATGGAATTAA
- a CDS encoding GAF domain-containing protein, whose translation MKIIKSNLISEAELPLQLNVSFNKVFTLFKKYADTEYAKHPFHSSAKEMVTLINLYPELNDGFSDYTLLEKYKDQINLLLNPLFPEPLLLNEIKAASIPFSFTSFKFTDRFEDILKNAGDDYQLTVRNFEDDSMYIMACTFILGYVYGFKVDVKRPFYFDIPDKTTGTMKYYRTTFNADFSEITATDKAPLLTEKDFKELLNNFDNIALWKEKFPPNSYIFKGFGLISLFDVTSEEMLSSIKANLLEGATDLIPKLQSNLRDFYSIKDLKLGYSIFDNINTKICETKVNKSNSLILNHGAEINCNSGYFCNAIMEKVFENHETFIISDIEQYGINTNHNPFSQNLQENGIQSIILIPIKATNNGDLALLEIASPRAYDLNSVNINKLKDIIPVFEAAVKRTSEERQNILEATIQENYTSIHHSVKWRFYEAAEKYHVTRQIDKNAKLDEIVFNNVYPLFGQSDIKGSSEARNLAIKEDLTTQLSLAITVLKDACQSEKLPIYNELMFRVASYLKDVKKGLSAGDEVSILDFLSREIYPVFNHIKNINKTLSQKVSIYMNRLDKKLNVVYEKRKEYENSVTLLNDKLAKFLDNKQIQAQEMYPHYFERYKTDGVEYNMYIGQSITKSKTFDSLYLYNLRLWQLQTTYEMENLAFYERKNMKHDLRVASLILVHSTAMAIKFRMDEKQFDVDGAYNIRYEIIKKRIDKAHIKGTKDRLTVPGKIAIVYSQNKDALEYVKYINYLQSKKQLGTIEFLDLEDLQGVSGLKALRVEVLYQTNFNENQTITFNDLMKEIEA comes from the coding sequence ATGAAAATTATAAAATCAAATTTAATTTCAGAAGCGGAATTACCACTACAACTAAACGTATCTTTTAACAAGGTTTTTACCTTGTTTAAAAAATATGCCGATACAGAGTATGCAAAACATCCTTTTCATAGCTCTGCAAAAGAAATGGTAACTTTAATTAATCTGTATCCTGAATTAAATGATGGTTTTTCTGATTATACCTTATTAGAAAAATATAAAGATCAAATAAATTTATTATTAAATCCCTTATTTCCAGAACCTTTATTATTAAATGAAATAAAAGCAGCAAGTATTCCGTTTTCTTTTACTTCTTTTAAATTTACAGATCGTTTTGAGGATATTTTAAAAAATGCAGGAGACGATTACCAATTAACTGTTCGTAATTTCGAAGATGACAGCATGTACATTATGGCATGTACATTTATTTTAGGCTATGTTTATGGTTTTAAGGTAGATGTAAAAAGACCTTTTTATTTTGATATTCCAGACAAAACAACTGGAACAATGAAATACTACAGAACCACTTTTAATGCAGATTTTTCTGAAATTACAGCAACAGATAAAGCACCTTTATTAACAGAAAAAGACTTTAAAGAATTACTTAATAATTTTGATAACATAGCACTTTGGAAAGAAAAATTCCCTCCAAATAGCTATATTTTTAAAGGCTTTGGTCTTATTAGTTTATTTGATGTTACTTCAGAAGAAATGCTTTCTTCTATTAAAGCAAATTTACTAGAAGGTGCCACAGATTTAATACCTAAACTACAAAGTAATTTAAGAGATTTCTACAGCATAAAAGACTTAAAACTTGGCTATTCTATTTTTGATAATATCAATACAAAAATTTGTGAGACTAAGGTTAATAAATCTAACAGTTTAATCTTAAATCATGGTGCCGAAATAAATTGTAACTCTGGTTACTTTTGTAATGCTATTATGGAAAAAGTGTTTGAAAACCATGAAACCTTTATCATTTCTGATATAGAACAATACGGTATAAACACAAATCATAATCCTTTTTCTCAGAATCTTCAAGAAAACGGAATTCAGAGTATCATTTTAATTCCTATTAAAGCTACCAATAATGGAGATTTAGCTTTATTAGAAATTGCATCACCAAGAGCTTATGATTTAAACTCTGTAAACATCAACAAATTAAAAGATATCATTCCTGTTTTTGAAGCTGCTGTAAAAAGAACTTCAGAAGAGCGTCAAAATATTTTAGAAGCTACCATTCAAGAAAACTACACCTCTATACATCATTCTGTAAAATGGCGTTTTTATGAGGCTGCAGAAAAATATCATGTAACACGTCAAATAGACAAGAATGCAAAATTAGACGAAATTGTATTTAATAATGTATATCCACTATTTGGTCAAAGTGATATAAAAGGGTCTTCAGAAGCAAGAAATTTAGCCATAAAAGAAGATTTAACAACACAATTATCGTTAGCTATTACGGTATTAAAAGACGCTTGCCAATCAGAAAAATTACCTATTTATAACGAATTAATGTTTAGAGTTGCATCTTACTTAAAAGATGTAAAAAAAGGGTTATCTGCTGGTGATGAAGTAAGTATTCTAGACTTTTTAAGTAGAGAAATCTACCCCGTATTTAATCATATAAAAAATATAAACAAAACGCTTTCTCAAAAAGTAAGTATTTATATGAATCGTTTAGATAAAAAACTAAACGTTGTTTATGAAAAAAGAAAAGAATACGAAAATAGTGTTACATTATTAAATGATAAACTAGCAAAATTCTTAGACAACAAACAAATACAAGCGCAAGAAATGTATCCTCATTATTTTGAGAGATATAAAACGGATGGTGTAGAATACAACATGTATATAGGCCAATCTATTACAAAAAGTAAAACTTTTGATAGTCTATATTTATACAACCTTCGTTTATGGCAATTACAGACTACCTACGAAATGGAAAATCTAGCCTTTTACGAGCGTAAAAACATGAAACACGATTTACGTGTTGCTTCTCTAATTTTAGTACATAGTACCGCTATGGCGATAAAATTTAGAATGGACGAAAAGCAGTTTGATGTAGATGGTGCTTATAATATAAGATACGAAATTATTAAAAAACGTATTGATAAAGCACATATAAAAGGCACCAAAGATCGTTTAACCGTACCCGGAAAAATAGCAATTGTTTATTCTCAAAACAAAGATGCATTAGAATATGTAAAATACATAAACTACTTACAGTCTAAAAAACAATTAGGAACCATTGAGTTTTTAGATTTAGAAGACCTGCAAGGAGTTAGCGGATTAAAAGCATTAAGAGTTGAGGTTTTATATCAAACAAATTTTAATGAAAACCAAACAATTACTTTTAATGATTTAATGAAAGAAATTGAAGCTTAA
- the msrA gene encoding peptide-methionine (S)-S-oxide reductase MsrA, protein MNKNLQTTTLGGGCFWCTEAVFQEVKGVEKVVSGYTGGIAPGKPTYREICSGLTGHAEVIQITFDANIISYEDVLVIFMTTHDPTTLNQQGADRGTQYRSVIYYHNELQQKIADEVVKQVQPYYDDKIVTEISPLGIFYEAEEEHQNYYRENTQQGYCSFVIAPKLAKLRKLHADKIK, encoded by the coding sequence ATGAATAAAAATTTACAAACTACCACTTTAGGAGGTGGATGTTTTTGGTGTACAGAAGCTGTATTTCAAGAAGTAAAAGGTGTAGAAAAAGTAGTTTCTGGTTATACAGGAGGGATTGCTCCAGGCAAACCAACATACAGAGAAATTTGTTCTGGTTTAACAGGGCATGCAGAAGTAATTCAAATTACTTTTGATGCAAATATCATTTCTTATGAAGATGTTTTGGTTATTTTTATGACCACTCACGATCCTACAACCTTAAATCAACAAGGTGCAGATAGAGGAACTCAATATCGCTCTGTAATTTATTATCATAATGAACTTCAGCAAAAGATTGCTGATGAAGTTGTAAAACAAGTACAACCTTATTATGATGATAAAATTGTAACAGAAATTAGTCCGTTAGGTATTTTTTATGAAGCTGAAGAAGAGCATCAAAATTATTACAGAGAAAATACCCAACAAGGATATTGTAGTTTTGTAATTGCTCCAAAATTAGCTAAATTGAGAAAATTACACGCAGATAAAATAAAGTAA
- a CDS encoding glutaredoxin family protein, with protein MKNKIKLFGTEKCHKTQYYKTFLETRNLDYAFLDIERSLENAEELRNLYANRKLNFPTITINDKKLRNPSDKDLLKWIDTL; from the coding sequence ATGAAAAATAAAATCAAATTATTTGGCACAGAAAAATGCCATAAAACTCAATATTATAAAACATTTTTAGAAACGCGTAATTTAGATTACGCGTTTTTAGATATAGAAAGGTCTTTAGAAAATGCAGAGGAATTGCGTAACTTGTATGCCAATAGAAAGCTAAATTTCCCTACTATTACTATTAATGATAAAAAATTAAGAAACCCTTCGGATAAAGACCTTCTTAAATGGATTGATACATTATGA
- a CDS encoding bifunctional alpha/beta hydrolase/OsmC family protein: protein MNTVRLEIKNRKGLKLQAYLELPANQKPNQFAIFAHCFSCNSNFNAVKNISRSLSTHGFGVLRFDFTGLGRSEGEFAESHFSANVEDLLDVSAFLEENYKAPSLLVGHSLGGAAVIVAASKLKNVKAVATVGAPATVSHVTHLFSHGLEDIPEKGDVEVKIGGRPFKINQEFVNNFHKTDLPKIIKDLRKPILVMHAPFDKVVGIENAHEIYHNAMHPKSFVSLDDADHLLSKSSDSIYVGNMIGTWVERYFEPEENKMISTDDEQLVGHLNLLEDNFTTSIQTKKHSFIADEPTSVGGDDFGPSPYDFLSAGLAACTVMTLKMYAERKKWNLQEVFVYITYSKKHSDDLDIDVEKPTRFDHLQKKLKFVGNLDDKQKQRLKEIAAKCPVHKTLQSKIIIETELM from the coding sequence ATGAACACCGTAAGATTAGAAATTAAAAATAGAAAAGGCTTAAAATTACAAGCATATTTAGAATTACCTGCAAATCAGAAACCAAATCAATTTGCCATTTTTGCACACTGTTTTTCTTGCAATAGTAATTTTAATGCGGTAAAAAACATCAGCCGTTCTTTATCTACTCACGGTTTTGGTGTTTTACGTTTCGATTTTACAGGCTTAGGAAGAAGTGAAGGCGAATTTGCCGAAAGTCATTTTTCTGCCAACGTAGAAGATTTGTTAGATGTGAGTGCTTTTTTAGAAGAAAATTACAAAGCCCCCTCTTTATTGGTTGGTCATTCTTTAGGTGGAGCAGCAGTTATTGTAGCTGCATCAAAATTAAAAAATGTAAAAGCTGTGGCAACAGTTGGCGCACCAGCAACAGTGAGTCACGTAACACATTTATTTTCTCACGGATTAGAAGACATCCCAGAAAAAGGGGATGTTGAAGTTAAAATTGGAGGTCGTCCTTTTAAGATAAATCAAGAATTTGTAAACAATTTTCATAAAACAGATTTACCAAAAATCATCAAAGATTTACGCAAGCCAATTTTGGTAATGCACGCTCCTTTTGATAAAGTAGTGGGTATAGAAAATGCGCATGAAATTTATCATAATGCCATGCATCCAAAGAGTTTTGTAAGTTTAGATGATGCAGATCATTTATTATCAAAATCATCAGACAGCATTTATGTTGGTAATATGATTGGTACTTGGGTAGAGCGTTATTTTGAACCAGAAGAAAACAAAATGATTTCTACGGATGATGAGCAATTGGTTGGTCATTTAAACTTGTTAGAAGATAATTTTACAACATCCATTCAAACTAAAAAGCATTCTTTTATTGCTGATGAACCTACTAGTGTTGGTGGAGACGATTTTGGCCCTTCTCCGTATGATTTTTTAAGCGCCGGTTTAGCAGCTTGTACAGTAATGACCTTAAAAATGTATGCAGAGCGTAAAAAATGGAATTTACAAGAAGTCTTTGTGTACATCACTTACTCAAAAAAACATAGTGACGATTTAGATATTGATGTGGAAAAACCAACTCGTTTTGATCATTTACAAAAGAAATTAAAATTTGTTGGTAATTTAGATGATAAACAAAAACAACGCTTAAAAGAAATTGCAGCTAAATGCCCTGTTCACAAAACATTACAAAGTAAAATTATTATTGAAACTGAATTAATGTAA
- a CDS encoding Pycsar system effector family protein: MSTLIDNAEKHVFKLLNIDLERNYIYHNLAHTQRVVEKTQELVEKLKIDKEAAENLEIAAWFHDTGFVKGAENHEEESVRIATAFLKENKIEADRIDVITRLILATKINYQPKDDLEKIIADADCAHLASKNFFEYTSLLRKEWELTGFKNVSDIEWVEGNIDFFTQCHRYNTAYALKNWTKTKEKNLSKLIKSQKDLATDFKKNKQKQEALDIKKNKSEVPERGVETMFRIALKNHMTLSNIADTKANILLSVNAIIVSLALSNLFPKLDKPSNSYLIIPAIIFIIFTVASIILSILATRPNITQGKFTKKDVANKDVNLLFFGNFHQMKLPDFEWGISEMMKDRDYLYGSLTKDLYFLGLVLNRKYKILRITYTVFMVGILVSVLAFAISFYSLDLTAS, from the coding sequence ATGAGCACATTAATTGATAATGCAGAAAAGCATGTTTTTAAGTTACTAAATATTGATTTAGAAAGAAACTATATCTATCATAATTTAGCACATACACAACGTGTTGTAGAAAAAACGCAAGAACTTGTAGAGAAGTTAAAAATAGATAAGGAAGCTGCAGAAAATTTAGAAATTGCTGCTTGGTTTCATGATACAGGTTTTGTAAAAGGAGCTGAAAACCATGAGGAAGAAAGTGTAAGAATTGCTACCGCTTTTTTAAAAGAAAATAAAATTGAAGCGGATAGAATTGATGTAATTACGAGACTTATTTTGGCAACTAAAATAAATTATCAACCCAAAGATGATTTAGAAAAAATTATAGCAGATGCAGACTGTGCGCATTTGGCCTCGAAAAACTTTTTTGAATATACCTCGTTATTAAGAAAAGAGTGGGAGCTAACTGGTTTTAAAAATGTTTCGGATATAGAATGGGTTGAAGGGAATATCGATTTCTTTACACAATGTCATCGTTATAATACCGCTTATGCTTTAAAGAATTGGACAAAAACCAAAGAGAAAAATTTGTCTAAATTGATAAAGAGTCAGAAGGATTTGGCAACAGATTTTAAAAAAAATAAACAAAAGCAAGAAGCTTTAGATATTAAAAAGAACAAAAGTGAGGTGCCAGAAAGAGGAGTAGAAACTATGTTTAGGATTGCTCTAAAAAATCATATGACTTTAAGTAATATTGCAGATACTAAGGCCAATATTTTACTATCTGTAAATGCTATTATTGTTTCTTTAGCACTGTCTAATTTATTTCCAAAATTAGATAAACCCTCTAATAGTTACTTAATTATACCCGCAATTATATTTATTATTTTTACGGTGGCGTCTATTATTTTATCAATTTTAGCAACAAGACCCAATATAACACAAGGTAAGTTTACTAAAAAAGATGTAGCTAATAAAGACGTTAATTTATTGTTTTTTGGTAATTTTCATCAAATGAAATTACCCGATTTTGAATGGGGTATTTCTGAAATGATGAAAGACAGAGATTATTTATATGGTTCTCTAACCAAAGATTTGTATTTTTTGGGATTGGTTTTAAATAGAAAATATAAGATATTAAGAATTACCTACACTGTTTTTATGGTGGGTATTTTAGTAAGTGTATTGGCTTTTGCTATTTCTTTTTATTCATTAGATTTAACAGCTTCTTAA
- the msrB gene encoding peptide-methionine (R)-S-oxide reductase MsrB codes for MLTWKEIINFSVKGNPIPDKRVEKSEKEWRDQLTPEQFRITRHKGTEIPNSGALCSIYDEGQYNCVCCNTPLFDSTIKFDSSSGWPSFTQPIKENAIKYHKDVSFGMVRVEVMCNTCDGHLGHVFPDGPAPSGLRYCINSESMKLEI; via the coding sequence ATGCTTACTTGGAAAGAAATAATAAACTTTAGTGTAAAAGGCAACCCGATTCCGGATAAAAGAGTAGAAAAATCAGAAAAGGAATGGAGAGACCAATTAACCCCAGAGCAATTTAGAATTACAAGACACAAAGGTACAGAAATACCAAATTCTGGTGCCTTATGTTCTATTTATGATGAAGGCCAATACAACTGTGTTTGTTGCAACACTCCCTTGTTTGATTCTACCATAAAATTCGATTCTAGTTCTGGTTGGCCAAGTTTTACACAACCTATAAAAGAAAATGCCATTAAATATCATAAAGATGTTTCTTTCGGAATGGTACGAGTAGAAGTTATGTGCAATACTTGTGATGGTCATTTAGGGCATGTTTTTCCGGATGGACCAGCACCAAGCGGTTTGCGTTATTGTATTAATTCTGAATCGATGAAATTAGAAATTTAA
- a CDS encoding peptide-methionine (S)-S-oxide reductase: MELTKIAFGGGCHWCTEAVFQALVGVVKVEQGWVSSTETNNSFSEAVIVHFNVEKINLKTLIEIHLLTHKSTSNHSMRTKYRSAIYYFSHQQKEESIQIIEELQASFSDSIITKIVEFKNFKPSTEAFQNYYQSNPDKPFCKNYINPKLKLLLQQFSKNVDKCKVRHLISTI; the protein is encoded by the coding sequence ATGGAATTAACCAAAATTGCTTTTGGTGGTGGTTGTCATTGGTGTACAGAAGCTGTTTTTCAAGCTTTAGTTGGGGTAGTAAAAGTGGAACAAGGTTGGGTTTCGTCAACAGAAACAAATAATAGTTTTTCTGAGGCTGTTATTGTTCATTTTAATGTTGAAAAAATCAATTTAAAAACGCTTATTGAAATCCATTTATTAACGCATAAAAGTACGAGTAACCATTCTATGAGAACAAAATATCGGTCTGCGATCTATTATTTTTCTCATCAACAAAAAGAAGAAAGTATACAAATTATTGAAGAATTACAAGCAAGTTTCAGTGATAGCATTATTACTAAAATAGTAGAATTTAAAAATTTTAAACCTTCTACAGAAGCATTTCAAAATTATTATCAATCGAATCCAGATAAGCCATTTTGCAAGAATTATATCAACCCAAAGTTGAAACTTTTATTACAACAATTCTCTAAAAACGTAGACAAATGTAAAGTTCGTCACCTTATTTCGACTATTTAA
- a CDS encoding protein adenylyltransferase SelO — MNLNIKDTFTAENPSDVNLENTRRQVENAAFSYVNPKKTAKPEVLHVSPEMLTELGISEEDAQSEFFKNIVTGNEIYPNTKPYAMCYAGHQFGNWAGQLGDGRAINLFEVEHQDKNWKVQLKGAGETPYSRTADGLAVLRSSVREYLCAEAMFHLGVPTTRSLSLSLSGDSVLRDVLYDGNPAYEKGAIVSRVSPSFLRFGSFEIFAARKDLKNLKGLMDYTIKHHFTHLGKPSKETYINFFKEVSERTLKMIIDWQRVGFVHGVMNTDNMSILGLTIDFGPYGWLEGFDFGWTPNTTDIQHKRYRYGNQPNIGLWNLYQLANALYPIIEEVDPLNAILEQYKIDFEVQSLQMMKSKLGLSTSDEDDAKLIQNLEDTLQLVETDMTIFFRNLSNFTDDTSGLELIKEAFYDFDNISDEVKNSWNLWFKKYDERLQIERVSSEERKEKMDLVNPKYVLRNYMSQMAIDEADKGNYALIDELFQLLKKPYAAQPENEKWFAKRPEWARNKVGCSMLSCSS, encoded by the coding sequence ATGAACCTAAACATAAAAGACACTTTTACGGCAGAAAACCCTTCGGATGTTAATTTAGAAAACACAAGAAGACAGGTAGAAAACGCTGCTTTTTCTTATGTAAACCCAAAGAAAACAGCAAAACCAGAAGTGCTACACGTTTCACCAGAAATGCTTACTGAATTGGGTATTTCTGAGGAAGACGCACAATCAGAATTTTTTAAAAATATTGTTACAGGAAACGAAATTTACCCAAATACAAAACCCTATGCCATGTGTTATGCAGGACATCAATTTGGCAATTGGGCAGGACAATTAGGCGATGGAAGAGCTATTAATTTGTTTGAAGTAGAACACCAAGATAAGAATTGGAAAGTACAATTAAAAGGCGCAGGCGAAACTCCGTATTCTAGAACGGCAGATGGTTTGGCGGTTTTACGATCATCCGTTAGAGAATATTTGTGTGCCGAAGCCATGTTTCATTTGGGTGTGCCAACCACAAGATCTTTGTCTTTAAGTTTGTCTGGCGACTCGGTACTACGAGATGTTTTATACGATGGAAATCCGGCTTACGAAAAAGGTGCAATTGTTTCTAGAGTTTCTCCTTCGTTTTTGCGTTTTGGTAGTTTCGAAATTTTTGCAGCTAGAAAAGACCTTAAAAACTTAAAAGGTTTGATGGATTATACCATCAAACATCATTTTACGCATTTAGGAAAGCCATCCAAAGAAACTTATATCAACTTTTTTAAAGAGGTTTCTGAACGTACTTTAAAAATGATTATTGATTGGCAACGTGTTGGTTTTGTACACGGAGTCATGAACACAGATAACATGTCTATTCTTGGTTTAACCATAGATTTCGGGCCTTATGGTTGGTTAGAAGGCTTCGATTTTGGTTGGACGCCAAATACAACCGACATTCAGCATAAACGCTATAGATACGGAAACCAACCCAATATTGGTTTGTGGAATTTGTATCAACTAGCCAATGCGTTGTATCCAATTATTGAAGAAGTAGACCCTTTAAATGCTATTTTAGAGCAATATAAAATCGATTTTGAAGTACAATCTTTACAGATGATGAAATCTAAATTAGGTTTATCTACTTCGGATGAAGACGATGCTAAATTGATTCAGAATTTAGAGGATACTTTACAATTGGTAGAAACAGATATGACGATCTTTTTTAGAAATTTAAGCAATTTCACAGATGATACATCGGGTTTAGAGTTGATAAAAGAAGCTTTTTACGATTTTGATAACATTTCTGATGAAGTAAAGAATAGTTGGAATTTGTGGTTCAAAAAATACGATGAAAGACTTCAAATAGAACGTGTTTCATCCGAAGAAAGAAAAGAAAAAATGGATTTGGTTAACCCTAAATATGTGCTTAGAAACTATATGTCTCAAATGGCAATTGATGAAGCAGATAAAGGAAATTACGCTTTAATTGATGAATTATTTCAACTCTTAAAAAAGCCATACGCAGCACAACCAGAAAACGAAAAATGGTTTGCAAAAAGACCAGAATGGGCAAGAAATAAAGTAGGTTGCTCTATGTTGTCTTGTAGTTCATAA